Proteins from a single region of Acidianus ambivalens:
- a CDS encoding phosphoribosyltransferase: MPKIPVKVVKWEEVVDLSFRLADILKKENFNPDVIIAIARGGLVPARLVADAMGVYDVLSLKVEHWIVTASHTPEAKIKYPYKVDLQGKKVLIIDDITDTGDSLILAEKHVKENFNAGEIKTATLQYIKGSKYVPNFYADIITDWTWFMYPWNYWEDEINLLKKVMDEMKTTDIEKLKEGFKESYNIDPPIPLEKIMEEMKRRKII; this comes from the coding sequence TTGCCAAAAATTCCCGTGAAAGTAGTTAAATGGGAAGAAGTAGTTGACCTATCTTTTAGGCTCGCAGATATTTTAAAAAAGGAAAATTTTAATCCTGATGTAATAATTGCAATAGCAAGGGGAGGATTAGTCCCCGCAAGGCTAGTTGCAGACGCAATGGGAGTTTACGACGTTCTCTCTCTTAAAGTAGAACATTGGATAGTAACTGCCTCTCATACTCCTGAGGCAAAAATAAAATATCCTTATAAAGTGGATCTTCAAGGGAAGAAAGTCTTAATCATTGATGACATAACCGACACTGGAGATAGTCTTATTTTAGCTGAAAAGCACGTTAAAGAAAACTTTAACGCAGGAGAAATAAAGACTGCCACACTTCAATACATTAAAGGCTCGAAATATGTACCAAACTTTTACGCTGATATAATAACGGATTGGACGTGGTTCATGTATCCTTGGAACTATTGGGAGGATGAAATTAACCTATTAAAGAAAGTAATGGATGAAATGAAAACAACTGATATTGAAAAATTAAAAGAAGGTTTCAAGGAGAGTTATAATATAGACCCTCCAATACCGCTAGAAAAAATTATGGAAGAAATGAAAAGAAGAAAAATAATTTAA
- a CDS encoding S-methyl-5'-thioadenosine phosphorylase — translation MLEYEKVPIAIIGGSGLYDPKIFSESKEIKVYTPYGDTSDLITIGTVEGKKVAFLPRHGRRHRIPPHKINYRANIWALHELGVKWVISVSAVGSLRMDYKPGDFVVPDQFIDMTKKREYTFFDGPVVAHVSMADPFCNHLRRIIISAAKDLGITTHESGTYICIEGPRFSTRAESRVWKEVFKADIIGMTLVPEVNLACEMQMCYATIATITDYDVFAEVPVTAEEVTRVLNENTEKSRKLLYEVIKRIPDKPDERECSCCNSLKTALV, via the coding sequence ATGCTCGAATACGAAAAGGTACCGATCGCGATAATAGGCGGGTCTGGATTATATGATCCAAAAATTTTTTCTGAATCTAAAGAAATAAAAGTCTATACTCCTTATGGAGATACCAGCGATTTAATAACTATTGGTACTGTAGAGGGTAAAAAAGTTGCATTCTTACCTAGGCACGGAAGGAGGCATAGAATTCCTCCTCATAAAATTAATTATAGGGCAAATATATGGGCTTTACACGAGTTAGGAGTTAAATGGGTAATTTCAGTTTCTGCAGTAGGAAGCTTAAGGATGGATTATAAACCTGGAGATTTTGTTGTACCAGATCAATTTATAGATATGACTAAAAAGAGGGAATACACTTTCTTCGACGGCCCAGTAGTTGCACACGTATCAATGGCCGATCCGTTCTGTAATCATTTAAGGAGGATAATAATCTCAGCAGCTAAGGACCTAGGAATTACGACACACGAGAGCGGGACTTACATATGCATTGAAGGACCTAGGTTTTCTACAAGGGCAGAAAGTAGGGTATGGAAGGAAGTGTTTAAGGCCGATATAATAGGGATGACTTTAGTTCCTGAAGTAAACTTAGCTTGTGAAATGCAAATGTGCTATGCAACTATCGCAACAATAACCGATTATGACGTTTTCGCTGAGGTTCCTGTGACTGCCGAGGAAGTAACTAGAGTATTGAATGAAAATACTGAGAAATCTAGGAAGCTTTTATACGAAGTAATTAAGAGAATTCCAGATAAACCAGATGAAAGAGAGTGTTCCTGTTGCAACTCGTTAAAAACCGCATTAGTATAA
- a CDS encoding alpha/beta hydrolase-fold protein, producing MKYEIIKIESQELKDNYLKDPYVREVLVYTPDEIEEGLPLFIELAGINWSPNVNNRFHQIMTHLLKKMKAVVVNPNFRTKYYLNQYINSPAVGNYENFIIKELIPELKERYKVGNVALFGKSSGGFGAYTLAVRHPDVIKGFADHFGDSCFYYLYANDFVYTIKALEGKKPKDLLKELMAKTPSEDDMKILNVFGSSAFYSPNLNSETGFDLPFDETGEIIDEVWKKWLSFDPVKNVENYVGSLRKLKAIYLDVGKCDEYSLFIGMRSLHKKLQKLGIQHYYEEFKGGHFGNSSRYCTSLPYLYERLKLN from the coding sequence ATGAAATACGAGATAATAAAGATAGAAAGCCAGGAACTTAAGGATAATTATCTGAAAGATCCCTACGTGAGAGAAGTCTTAGTTTACACTCCAGACGAGATTGAAGAAGGGCTTCCATTATTCATTGAACTTGCTGGAATAAACTGGTCTCCTAATGTTAACAATAGGTTCCACCAAATAATGACTCACCTACTGAAGAAAATGAAGGCTGTAGTTGTTAATCCAAACTTTAGGACAAAATATTATCTAAACCAATATATTAACTCACCCGCAGTAGGTAATTACGAAAATTTCATCATAAAGGAGCTAATACCAGAATTAAAGGAAAGGTATAAGGTAGGAAACGTCGCCTTATTCGGAAAATCTTCTGGAGGATTTGGAGCTTATACTCTAGCAGTAAGGCATCCGGACGTAATCAAAGGATTTGCAGACCACTTCGGAGACAGTTGCTTCTATTATCTTTATGCTAATGATTTTGTTTATACAATTAAAGCATTAGAAGGAAAGAAACCTAAGGATCTACTTAAAGAATTAATGGCAAAGACTCCGAGCGAAGACGATATGAAGATCTTAAACGTTTTCGGGAGCTCTGCCTTCTATTCGCCGAATTTAAACAGCGAAACTGGTTTCGATTTACCATTTGATGAAACCGGAGAAATAATTGATGAAGTCTGGAAAAAATGGCTTTCATTTGATCCAGTGAAGAACGTAGAGAATTACGTTGGTTCTCTGAGGAAATTAAAAGCAATATACCTAGACGTAGGAAAGTGCGATGAATATAGCTTATTCATAGGCATGAGGTCTCTCCACAAGAAATTGCAGAAATTAGGAATACAACATTATTATGAGGAGTTTAAAGGAGGACACTTCGGAAACTCAAGTAGATATTGCACATCTTTACCTTACCTTTACGAAAGGCTTAAATTAAACTAA
- a CDS encoding peptide ABC transporter permease, producing the protein MIKAYVILLSFIVGLSLFFTFYELPQGKPLHCPCLSYPLGTYINGDNMVNMNAEAIINTLIFGVVAGIVETFIAVVYGSVSGLMGGKIRIIMVRISDSINTVPRILLLLSIALIYGIPTGTSLKANFFITAVIVGLTGWANYSRQVSEYLFTSSSSTLSRIVPKTPFSLLFFSNKEEIYNLSKKFIIPAMIDGISTYTAMGVIAGVGDPRFPTLTTLLTVASRYLPYWWLYLPPALFRAIVIVLLYLISDNLK; encoded by the coding sequence ATGATAAAGGCTTACGTCATTTTACTATCTTTCATAGTAGGTTTATCATTATTCTTTACCTTTTACGAGTTACCTCAAGGAAAACCTTTACATTGTCCTTGCCTCTCATATCCTTTAGGAACGTACATTAATGGAGATAACATGGTAAATATGAATGCTGAGGCAATAATTAATACATTAATTTTCGGCGTTGTAGCAGGAATAGTTGAAACTTTTATTGCGGTAGTCTATGGATCCGTCTCTGGTCTAATGGGTGGTAAAATCAGAATTATCATGGTAAGAATTTCTGATTCAATAAATACGGTACCCAGAATTTTATTGCTCTTGTCTATAGCCTTAATTTATGGTATTCCTACTGGGACTTCGTTAAAGGCTAATTTCTTTATTACTGCAGTAATAGTTGGTCTAACCGGCTGGGCTAATTACTCTAGGCAAGTTAGTGAATACTTATTTACTTCTTCATCTTCTACCTTAAGTAGAATTGTACCTAAAACTCCTTTCTCTTTACTTTTCTTTTCAAATAAGGAAGAGATATATAATCTCTCAAAGAAATTTATTATTCCTGCAATGATAGACGGCATTTCAACATATACTGCAATGGGCGTAATAGCAGGAGTTGGAGATCCTAGATTCCCAACTTTAACTACACTATTAACAGTAGCATCGAGGTATTTGCCTTATTGGTGGCTTTATTTGCCGCCTGCATTGTTTAGGGCAATAGTTATTGTTCTACTTTATTTAATTTCAGATAATTTGAAGTGA
- the prf1 gene encoding peptide chain release factor aRF-1 has translation MKVLLKELKKWSAPATVLLSLYIPPGRPIADVLNNLRQEASISQNIKLKRTRDAVESAISAAIDRLTSIPKVPDNGLVLFCGENFETEEFKCYMFSPPEKVTVYFYRTDKFFHLEFLEDMVEENEVYGLIIVERDTATIGILRGTRIEELEEIEGYVPGKHMMGGQSQRRIDRIIEELYHDFLKEVGEKVNSYFLPYLEEKKLKGILLGGPGYAKNDFYEGDYMEYRLKKLVLEPLIDVGDQGEAGLREMVMKAKDLLKNQKYVEVENLLDEIKYHLAKDDGLVVYGKEEIKKAMDMGALEALIVHEDNEEDSLTKEAEKFGTKVYVINDEVPEAEWIKKTFGGSIGKLRFRIE, from the coding sequence TTGAAAGTTTTATTAAAAGAGTTAAAGAAATGGTCTGCTCCAGCTACAGTCCTACTTTCATTATATATTCCGCCAGGTAGACCTATAGCCGACGTGCTAAATAATCTGCGACAAGAGGCATCAATTTCACAAAACATTAAGTTAAAGAGAACTAGAGACGCTGTAGAATCTGCAATAAGTGCAGCAATAGATAGACTTACCTCTATTCCTAAAGTACCAGATAATGGCCTTGTCCTATTTTGCGGAGAAAATTTCGAAACTGAGGAGTTTAAATGCTACATGTTCTCTCCACCAGAAAAGGTCACGGTCTATTTCTATAGGACTGACAAGTTCTTCCACTTAGAATTCCTTGAGGACATGGTAGAGGAGAACGAAGTTTACGGATTGATCATAGTCGAGAGAGATACTGCAACTATAGGAATACTAAGAGGAACAAGGATAGAAGAACTGGAGGAAATTGAAGGTTATGTGCCGGGTAAGCACATGATGGGAGGACAGTCTCAGAGGAGAATTGATAGAATAATAGAAGAGCTTTACCATGACTTTCTCAAGGAGGTTGGAGAAAAGGTTAACAGTTACTTCTTACCTTACCTGGAGGAGAAGAAATTGAAAGGTATACTATTAGGAGGTCCAGGTTACGCTAAAAACGACTTTTACGAAGGGGATTACATGGAATATAGGCTAAAGAAACTAGTACTTGAACCGCTTATTGACGTAGGCGATCAAGGAGAAGCTGGACTAAGGGAAATGGTTATGAAAGCTAAGGATTTACTGAAAAACCAGAAGTACGTTGAAGTTGAGAATTTACTGGACGAGATAAAGTATCATTTAGCAAAGGACGACGGTCTGGTTGTTTACGGTAAGGAGGAAATAAAGAAGGCTATGGACATGGGAGCGTTAGAAGCACTTATAGTTCACGAGGATAACGAGGAGGATTCTTTGACTAAAGAAGCTGAAAAATTCGGCACAAAGGTTTACGTAATAAACGACGAAGTGCCAGAGGCAGAATGGATTAAGAAGACTTTTGGAGGAAGTATAGGTAAGCTTAGATTTAGGATTGAGTGA
- a CDS encoding tetratricopeptide repeat protein, which translates to MLDIEKAYKLYSDYKKTGNKELLSKIEELIRGDSSIQGLNLLALVYIEKGKYDDAINALDIALKKVKDDEDKATLLFNKALALFRKGDLDSSYEILKFIPPRTSVYAHSRRFLAQVCIKKGDLRHLEEARQILESFDMPNEDLAVTYILLSRLKDKSLYKKAVEIAKSIKNEKLLAEALLSSDDEKELEEALEIFRKLNDVNGEAKVLYKLSLKKPELLYEAIQRLEESGESRERQTLLYELYKRTGILNFLKEAIKIAEKYNDYLFLARSYVELSKKENELENLRKAVLFYEKYIESL; encoded by the coding sequence GTGTTAGACATAGAAAAGGCCTATAAGCTTTACAGTGATTATAAGAAGACAGGAAATAAGGAACTTCTAAGTAAAATTGAAGAGCTAATTAGAGGGGATTCGTCTATTCAAGGGTTAAATTTGCTAGCTTTGGTTTACATCGAGAAAGGTAAATATGACGATGCTATTAACGCGCTGGATATTGCATTAAAAAAAGTTAAAGACGACGAAGATAAGGCAACTTTACTTTTTAATAAGGCGTTAGCGCTTTTCAGGAAAGGTGATTTAGATTCTTCATACGAAATTCTCAAATTTATTCCTCCTAGGACTTCAGTTTACGCTCATTCTAGGAGGTTTTTGGCTCAAGTGTGCATAAAGAAGGGCGATTTAAGACATTTAGAAGAAGCTAGACAAATTTTAGAAAGCTTCGATATGCCAAACGAGGATTTGGCAGTAACTTATATATTACTTTCAAGGCTTAAGGATAAATCTCTTTATAAGAAGGCTGTAGAAATAGCAAAAAGCATTAAGAACGAGAAGTTGTTAGCAGAGGCTTTACTTTCTTCGGATGACGAAAAGGAGCTAGAAGAAGCTTTGGAAATATTTAGGAAGTTAAATGACGTAAACGGTGAAGCTAAAGTTCTCTATAAGCTTTCTCTTAAAAAGCCAGAATTACTTTATGAAGCAATTCAAAGGTTAGAGGAGAGCGGAGAAAGTAGAGAAAGGCAAACTTTACTTTATGAATTATATAAAAGGACAGGAATTCTTAATTTTCTAAAAGAAGCAATAAAAATTGCGGAAAAGTATAATGACTACCTATTTTTAGCAAGGTCTTATGTTGAACTTTCTAAGAAGGAGAATGAGTTAGAAAATCTCAGAAAAGCGGTATTATTTTATGAAAAATACATAGAAAGTTTATAA
- the dcd gene encoding dCTP deaminase, with product MILSHQSIKEIIAKGVIRNYSEESVRENGYDLRICGEKYYEVEGNAELPNKKSEIKEIEFKDFAIFYPGKTYLFETCEELNMPNDLAALITLRSTLARNGYILPPTVIDAGYKGKITLALSSFYHNRIAKGTRTAHIIFLKLDKPTEKSYNGKYQGGVVI from the coding sequence GTGATCCTAAGTCATCAGTCAATTAAGGAAATAATTGCTAAAGGGGTTATACGAAACTATTCGGAGGAAAGCGTAAGAGAAAATGGCTATGATTTAAGGATTTGTGGAGAAAAATACTACGAAGTAGAAGGTAATGCCGAATTGCCAAATAAGAAGAGCGAAATAAAGGAAATTGAATTCAAAGACTTCGCGATTTTTTATCCAGGGAAGACTTACCTTTTTGAAACTTGCGAAGAATTAAACATGCCAAACGATTTAGCTGCATTGATTACTTTAAGGAGTACTTTAGCCAGAAACGGATATATTTTACCTCCTACAGTGATAGACGCTGGTTATAAAGGAAAGATAACTTTAGCCTTGTCCTCTTTTTACCATAACAGAATAGCAAAAGGAACTAGGACTGCGCATATAATTTTCCTTAAACTTGATAAACCAACTGAAAAATCTTATAATGGAAAATATCAAGGTGGAGTAGTAATATGA
- a CDS encoding plasma-membrane proton-efflux P-type ATPase, whose translation MASNFEKMSIEETLTQLNTSLKGLTEKEAEERIKKYGYNEVKEKKESPIIKFLKKFWAPVPWMLEITIVITYILGKYLDMYIILFLLVFNSIVSFIQERRAENAVELLKQKLNVKARVLRDDQWKVIPARLLVPGDVVHIRLGDIVPADIKLFEGEVLVDQSALTGESVPVEKGKGNVVYSGSIIRRGEASGIVIATGAKTYFGKTTELVQTAKAESHLEKLIMNIVKYLIIVDVALVIALFVFSLAVGVKLSDVLPFSLIVLIASVPVALPATFTIAMALGSQELARKGILVTRLTASEDAASMDVLNLDKTGTITENRMRVGDPIPAEGFTKEEVVKYAYMASDEASQDPIDTAVIACLRENNIAPGNYERLEFKPFDPSTKRTEAIVKTENNVFRVVKGAPQVIAELAEVPDLKSYYSTLEELSKRGYRTISVAIGDKEGKLKLVGILPLYDRPRKDSREFIEEIKRLNVKPKMVTGDNELIAREIARQVGIGDVICNINEIKKLEGKERIKKVEECDVFAEVFPEDKYFIVKTLQEGGHYVGMTGDGVNDAPALKQAEVGIAVANATDVAKASASMVLTHEGLIDIVEAIKTGRRIYQRMLTYTINKIIKTLQVVLFLTLSFFIVRFFVTTPFDVILLLFANDFVTMSIATDNVRYSQKPERLDAGKIVKASLILAFLVVAESFFSLWLALYLRMSINEIHTFIFDMLVFTGQFTVYMVRERRSMWSSRPSNFLLISSIFDIIFISTISVLGILVYPIPLQYVLLILGVSFGFTVIFDHIKNISFKTVGI comes from the coding sequence ATGGCAAGTAACTTTGAAAAAATGAGTATAGAAGAAACATTAACACAGTTAAACACATCTTTGAAAGGCTTAACAGAAAAAGAAGCCGAGGAGAGAATTAAAAAATATGGCTACAATGAAGTTAAGGAAAAGAAAGAAAGTCCTATCATAAAGTTCCTCAAAAAATTCTGGGCACCAGTTCCTTGGATGCTTGAAATTACCATTGTTATTACTTATATCTTAGGAAAATATCTAGATATGTATATAATTCTCTTTCTACTTGTATTTAATTCTATAGTGAGTTTTATCCAGGAAAGAAGGGCTGAAAACGCAGTTGAATTACTTAAGCAAAAGCTTAACGTAAAAGCCAGAGTTTTAAGAGACGATCAATGGAAAGTTATTCCTGCAAGGCTTTTAGTTCCAGGAGATGTGGTTCATATAAGGTTAGGGGATATAGTTCCTGCAGATATTAAATTATTTGAAGGAGAAGTATTAGTTGACCAATCCGCTCTAACTGGAGAGTCAGTTCCGGTAGAGAAAGGAAAAGGTAATGTAGTTTATTCTGGATCAATTATTAGGCGAGGAGAAGCATCTGGAATTGTAATTGCAACAGGAGCAAAAACCTATTTTGGTAAGACTACAGAGCTTGTTCAGACCGCGAAGGCGGAATCTCACCTAGAGAAATTAATAATGAATATAGTAAAATACTTGATAATTGTAGATGTTGCTCTAGTTATTGCTTTATTCGTATTTTCATTGGCTGTTGGAGTAAAATTGTCTGATGTACTCCCATTTTCTTTGATAGTATTAATTGCTTCAGTTCCTGTAGCTTTACCTGCAACTTTTACCATAGCCATGGCTTTAGGTAGTCAAGAACTAGCGAGAAAAGGAATCCTAGTAACAAGGCTTACAGCCTCTGAAGATGCTGCCTCAATGGACGTACTAAACCTAGACAAAACTGGGACTATAACTGAAAATAGAATGAGGGTAGGAGATCCAATACCCGCAGAAGGATTTACCAAGGAAGAAGTTGTTAAATACGCCTATATGGCCTCTGACGAGGCGAGTCAAGATCCTATAGATACTGCAGTCATTGCTTGCTTAAGGGAAAATAATATTGCACCGGGTAATTATGAGAGGCTTGAGTTCAAACCTTTTGATCCTTCTACTAAAAGAACTGAGGCAATAGTTAAGACTGAAAATAATGTATTCAGAGTTGTTAAGGGAGCTCCTCAAGTAATTGCGGAATTGGCAGAGGTTCCGGACTTGAAGAGCTATTATTCTACTCTTGAGGAACTTTCAAAGAGAGGATATAGGACAATATCTGTAGCTATAGGAGATAAAGAAGGCAAACTTAAGCTTGTCGGAATTTTACCGCTTTACGATAGGCCTAGGAAAGATAGCAGGGAATTCATAGAAGAGATTAAGAGGCTAAACGTTAAGCCTAAGATGGTTACCGGAGATAATGAATTAATTGCAAGAGAAATTGCGAGGCAAGTAGGTATAGGCGACGTTATTTGTAATATTAATGAAATAAAGAAACTCGAAGGAAAGGAAAGAATTAAAAAAGTTGAGGAATGCGACGTATTTGCGGAGGTCTTTCCCGAGGATAAGTATTTTATTGTAAAAACGTTACAGGAAGGAGGACATTACGTTGGGATGACTGGAGATGGAGTAAATGATGCGCCTGCTTTAAAACAAGCTGAAGTAGGAATAGCAGTTGCAAACGCTACCGATGTGGCAAAAGCTTCCGCAAGTATGGTTCTAACTCATGAAGGATTAATTGATATAGTTGAGGCAATAAAGACTGGTAGAAGAATTTACCAAAGGATGCTTACTTACACTATAAATAAAATAATTAAAACTTTACAAGTTGTATTATTTCTAACGCTTTCCTTCTTTATTGTTAGATTCTTCGTTACCACTCCTTTTGATGTAATATTGCTGTTGTTTGCCAACGACTTCGTTACTATGTCTATAGCCACTGATAATGTAAGATATTCACAAAAACCTGAAAGGCTTGATGCAGGGAAAATAGTTAAGGCTTCGTTAATTCTAGCTTTCCTAGTTGTAGCAGAGTCGTTCTTCTCCTTATGGTTGGCGTTATATCTACGCATGTCAATAAACGAGATACACACTTTCATATTTGATATGTTAGTGTTTACCGGTCAATTTACAGTATATATGGTTAGAGAAAGAAGAAGTATGTGGTCTTCTAGACCAAGTAATTTCTTACTGATAAGTAGTATTTTTGACATAATCTTTATTTCAACGATTTCAGTATTAGGAATTCTAGTTTATCCTATTCCTCTTCAGTATGTTTTGCTGATATTAGGAGTTTCCTTCGGATTTACTGTAATTTTTGACCACATAAAGAACATATCCTTCAAGACGGTAGGAATTTAA
- a CDS encoding ABC transporter permease, with protein sequence MKIGILLFSTILLSSGIIISAVSTITKQCELVNYGYGSVANPPQYWREELWSVLNKGMPSAYVILNGTRIVNLSNVSSVQLNSSYFYVYVIKGYVQPYAYLSPIGLLLIFLGTATGFRGMILLIQERALGELSKGYAVGGSIYKYVIKRLASFVISMMIVSSVVIILEAIHGVCITKSISELITFSMGYSRHYGISVTSLLLTSLAFTSLLTGIAFALTVYLSPFLVMKAILGSSVINSLLRRWKYIGNALASWVIAIGLIYLFHVYLNVLPIGSPKGHLIYYLILPLVSLFFPFIGIFANRILLSVSKVPQEFIAKGLSRDVLVFRHILGNLTVVTLSSISAAFVEMLIAEFLVEAIFAWPGLGYLIRIGVDYDDFKIVEGVLMIYSSIVIFSNFIADVIYGIIDPRVTR encoded by the coding sequence ATGAAAATAGGTATATTACTATTTTCAACCATCCTTCTTTCTTCCGGTATAATAATTTCTGCAGTTTCAACTATTACAAAGCAATGTGAATTAGTAAACTACGGTTATGGTAGCGTTGCTAATCCTCCACAATATTGGCGTGAAGAATTGTGGAGTGTATTAAATAAAGGAATGCCTTCTGCGTATGTTATATTAAACGGAACGAGAATTGTTAACTTAAGTAACGTATCTTCCGTGCAACTTAATTCTTCTTATTTTTACGTTTATGTGATCAAGGGATATGTTCAACCTTATGCATACTTATCTCCAATAGGTCTTCTCCTAATCTTTTTAGGGACGGCAACAGGTTTTAGGGGAATGATACTTTTAATACAAGAAAGAGCTCTAGGGGAATTATCTAAGGGCTACGCCGTAGGTGGATCAATTTATAAATATGTAATTAAGAGGCTAGCAAGCTTCGTAATTTCTATGATGATAGTCTCTTCTGTTGTAATAATTCTAGAAGCTATACATGGTGTTTGTATAACAAAGTCTATATCCGAGTTGATAACGTTTAGTATGGGCTATAGTAGGCACTATGGAATTTCTGTAACTTCTCTGCTTTTAACTTCCTTAGCTTTCACAAGTTTGTTGACTGGAATAGCCTTTGCTTTAACTGTGTATTTAAGTCCTTTTTTAGTTATGAAAGCTATTCTAGGTTCTTCAGTAATTAATTCTCTACTTAGGAGATGGAAATATATCGGTAACGCTTTAGCTTCTTGGGTTATAGCAATAGGATTAATTTACTTATTTCATGTATATTTGAACGTTTTACCAATAGGTTCACCTAAGGGTCATCTAATATATTACCTTATTTTACCTTTAGTTTCACTGTTCTTTCCATTCATAGGAATTTTTGCGAATAGGATACTGCTAAGTGTAAGCAAGGTTCCGCAAGAGTTTATTGCCAAAGGCTTGAGCAGGGACGTTTTAGTATTTAGGCATATCCTAGGTAATTTAACAGTAGTAACTCTTTCAAGTATTTCAGCAGCATTCGTAGAAATGTTAATAGCAGAATTTTTAGTTGAAGCAATCTTTGCATGGCCAGGTTTAGGTTATTTAATAAGAATAGGAGTTGATTATGATGATTTTAAAATAGTAGAAGGAGTTTTAATGATTTATTCTAGCATTGTTATTTTCTCCAATTTTATTGCTGATGTAATTTACGGAATAATTGATCCTAGGGTGACTAGATGA
- a CDS encoding putative integrase translates to MTEIIRTDKFSIRESKGRYYVYYIDHSKPKLRYLYVDPLDKIIKSYIESGVLGVSP, encoded by the coding sequence ATGACTGAAATTATACGTACGGACAAATTCTCTATACGTGAGAGTAAGGGAAGGTATTACGTCTACTATATTGATCATTCGAAACCTAAGTTAAGGTACCTTTACGTCGACCCCTTAGATAAAATAATTAAATCTTACATTGAAAGCGGGGTTTTAGGGGTATCCCCCTAA
- a CDS encoding ATP-binding cassette domain-containing protein — MLEYVNIYGDILNDFSMKVESNLGILGQRDSGKEEIIFYTLLLKKPKKGKILLNGNEIKENNVNDIRWKEISAVFYNPYSMFNPIYNIASHFAEIVVSHDIGDYNFAVDIAKEFIKILGLDSSILEKFSYQLTPLEAKKVSLALATFLEPKYVLIDDIEFGINDNGRAVVINSIIDLESIVSSKFIVLDNDPAVISRVSDEFVVLYKGKIIERGSNVTEVYHPYTLDLLRGEISTNYLGRGCPYSDNCRYSSLKCKEKEPEEIKVGNNYVKCLLYSWLK, encoded by the coding sequence ATGCTAGAATACGTTAACATTTATGGAGATATATTGAACGATTTTTCCATGAAGGTAGAAAGTAACCTAGGAATATTGGGTCAGAGGGATAGCGGTAAAGAGGAAATAATATTTTATACTTTATTATTAAAAAAGCCTAAAAAAGGTAAAATATTACTTAATGGAAATGAAATAAAAGAGAACAACGTTAATGACATAAGATGGAAGGAAATTTCCGCGGTTTTCTATAATCCTTACTCAATGTTTAATCCGATTTATAATATTGCATCTCATTTTGCTGAAATAGTAGTATCTCATGATATAGGAGATTATAATTTTGCGGTAGATATTGCTAAAGAATTTATAAAAATTCTGGGTCTAGATTCTTCTATTTTAGAAAAATTTTCTTATCAGCTAACCCCTTTAGAGGCTAAGAAAGTGTCGTTAGCACTTGCAACATTTCTAGAACCTAAGTACGTTTTAATAGACGATATAGAATTTGGCATAAACGATAATGGGAGAGCCGTAGTAATTAACTCTATAATAGACTTAGAAAGCATTGTGTCATCAAAATTTATAGTTTTAGACAACGATCCTGCGGTAATTTCAAGAGTTTCGGATGAGTTTGTAGTGCTTTATAAAGGTAAAATAATTGAAAGAGGAAGCAATGTAACCGAAGTATATCATCCTTATACCTTAGATTTGCTAAGAGGGGAAATTTCAACTAACTATCTAGGCAGAGGTTGCCCATATAGTGATAATTGTAGATATTCTTCATTAAAATGTAAGGAGAAAGAACCAGAAGAAATAAAGGTAGGCAACAATTACGTAAAATGCTTACTTTATTCGTGGTTAAAATGA